A genomic stretch from Caldicellulosiruptoraceae bacterium PP1 includes:
- the mltG gene encoding endolytic transglycosylase MltG → MKKIKKKKLMYLFCFTLLIFFFSIIYFYFLSNRNTINTYIEIPQDTSAKKVAQILEDKGIIKNKYIFLLYLKFNKYKIAAGKYYLSNKMSLKKICEELQKGIVYKKTIKFTIPEGFTVIDIAKRLDMLGIVKKEDFINEIKKGDIDFKYKFIGKNVLYPYEGYLFPDTYEVYPNTSAKDIIIMMLNRFTQVYESIKQFKKTNLDLKSTVILASIVEKEAKYDSERSLIAGVFLNRLNKNIKLESCATVEYLLPKHKEVLTYNDLKIDSYYNTYKYNGLPPSAISNPGKKSLLSALNPQKTDYLYFVLKKNGYHHFSKTYKEHLEFQKQNEGEKQ, encoded by the coding sequence ATGAAAAAAATAAAAAAGAAAAAATTAATGTATTTATTTTGTTTTACACTATTAATTTTCTTTTTCTCGATTATATATTTTTATTTTTTATCTAATAGAAATACAATAAATACTTATATAGAAATACCACAAGATACATCAGCGAAAAAGGTAGCCCAGATTTTGGAAGATAAAGGTATTATTAAAAATAAATATATATTTTTATTATATCTTAAATTTAACAAATATAAGATCGCTGCAGGTAAATATTATCTTTCTAACAAAATGAGCCTAAAAAAAATTTGTGAAGAGCTACAAAAAGGTATTGTTTATAAAAAGACAATTAAGTTCACAATTCCTGAGGGATTTACAGTTATTGATATTGCAAAAAGATTAGATATGCTTGGTATTGTGAAAAAAGAGGATTTTATAAATGAAATCAAGAAAGGTGATATTGATTTTAAATATAAGTTTATTGGAAAAAATGTTTTATATCCATATGAAGGATACTTATTTCCTGATACTTATGAAGTTTATCCTAATACTTCAGCCAAAGATATTATTATTATGATGTTAAATAGATTTACACAAGTATATGAAAGTATTAAGCAATTTAAAAAAACAAATTTGGACCTAAAAAGTACAGTTATTTTAGCATCAATTGTTGAAAAAGAAGCAAAGTATGACAGTGAAAGAAGTCTTATTGCAGGGGTTTTTCTTAATAGATTAAATAAAAATATTAAGTTAGAAAGTTGTGCAACAGTAGAATATTTACTACCAAAGCATAAAGAAGTTTTGACTTATAATGATTTAAAAATAGATTCATATTATAATACATATAAATACAATGGTTTACCACCGTCAGCAATATCTAACCCTGGCAAAAAAAGCTTATTGTCTGCATTAAATCCCCAAAAGACTGATTATTT